A single genomic interval of Lewinellaceae bacterium harbors:
- a CDS encoding transposase has translation MVFLPPYSPNLNLIERFWKYLKKQVLAGFHYPTKQGFVEAIDNFIDEVNEGLHEEEINELMNLKFQLLEVA, from the coding sequence TTGGTTTTCCTACCCCCATATTCCCCTAACCTGAACCTTATCGAGCGGTTTTGGAAATACCTCAAAAAGCAAGTCCTGGCTGGCTTCCATTACCCAACCAAGCAAGGCTTCGTTGAAGCCATTGACAACTTTATTGACGAAGTCAATGAGGGGTTGCACGAGGAGGAAATCAACGAGTTGATGAACCTTAAATTTCAGCTCCTTGAGGTGGCTTGA
- a CDS encoding VCBS repeat-containing protein, which translates to MTSKLIRLTLGLAGIGALAFFIAGCSGKEAGQYQFQLLRKDATGLDFQNELRQTADFNALNYAYFYNGGGIAAGDFNQDGRVDLFLTNNMGPNKLFLNEGNLRFRDVTGPARLEGMGGWTSGASVVDINNDGLLDIYVSQLGDYQGIKGKNQLYICLGIENGVPAFEDQAPEYGLDLVGFSTQAAFFDYDLDGDLDMYQLNHSLHQNGTFGEKFNFDGTQHPLAGDKLMRNDGGRFTDVTLKAGILSTVVGYGLGLATGDVDLDGWPDIYIGNDFHENDYLYINQKDGTFKEMLNDQMMHTSRFSMGVDMADINNDGFDEVISLDMAPDDPVILKSSQGENAYDVYSFKLRFGYNHQYARNNLQLNQGNNTFSEIALFSGVYATDWSWSPLFMDFDLDGYKDLFISNGIPRRFNDLDYIKFRANSEVRFKANTNNLEDSDLVVVDRMPQIKLPNRFFRNTAALKFEDIGNLVRDNLPSYSNGAIYADLDNDGDLDIVTNNIEDEPFVYQNLAADHREANRNYLHLSLKGPVQNIRAIGARAIVFKGEQRLISEHFPVRGFQSSADNGIHLGIGDTAEVDSLLLIWPDQTYQKLDIPAYNRTLALEWQPGLPKFDFRTLGRPWKEDWGVKDVTDEVALDFRHKESPYIDFNREYLIPHMVSTEGPALAVGDVNGDGLEDVFLGGAKRLKSRIYYQSADGKFYENTPAAILSDSLFEDVDAVFADLENDGDLDLIVASGGNEFWDQHEALKQRAYINDGKGNFQGNKSLFGGAYLTASCVLPADFNGDGLVDFFFGGRAVPWKYGLIPDSYLFLNKGNGQFEDVTETDARGLRKAGLVKNGAWADLDQDGDADLLLALEWGAIQLFINNDGKLEQQPLNDMKGWWNFILPYDFDQDGDMDLLAGNLGENSKLQPTPEEPVRMYVNDFDNNGQIEQVLTYYLKGREIPFANYEEITKQMVSLKKKYLFARDFARATLPEIFGADRLADSEVLEVNNLKSMYFENTGKGLAFKAHALPDELQFSSLRAASLYDFDQDGTVDVLLGGNFYENNIEMGRYDANFGNVLSIGADGGFRVSALGSLLIKGQVRRIRPVRIGGKVCFILARNDDTVIVIQPAPADEDLL; encoded by the coding sequence ATGACAAGCAAATTGATAAGGTTGACACTTGGGTTGGCGGGAATAGGGGCGCTGGCTTTTTTCATTGCCGGATGTTCTGGCAAGGAGGCCGGCCAATACCAGTTCCAGCTCCTGAGGAAGGACGCCACCGGGCTGGATTTTCAGAACGAACTTCGGCAAACAGCAGATTTCAACGCCCTGAATTACGCCTATTTCTACAACGGAGGCGGAATAGCCGCCGGCGATTTCAACCAGGATGGCCGGGTCGACCTTTTCCTGACCAATAATATGGGCCCCAATAAGCTTTTCCTCAACGAAGGAAATCTCCGGTTCAGGGATGTAACCGGCCCGGCCCGGCTGGAAGGAATGGGGGGGTGGACTTCAGGAGCTTCGGTGGTAGACATCAACAACGACGGCCTGCTGGATATTTATGTCAGCCAACTGGGCGATTACCAGGGCATCAAAGGCAAAAACCAGCTGTATATCTGCCTGGGCATCGAAAATGGCGTGCCGGCCTTTGAAGACCAGGCGCCCGAATACGGGCTGGATTTGGTGGGCTTCTCCACTCAAGCCGCCTTTTTCGATTACGACCTCGACGGCGACCTCGACATGTACCAGCTCAACCACTCGCTGCATCAGAATGGCACCTTTGGGGAGAAGTTCAACTTCGACGGCACCCAGCACCCGCTGGCAGGGGATAAGCTCATGCGCAACGACGGCGGACGGTTTACTGACGTCACCCTCAAGGCCGGTATCCTGAGCACGGTGGTGGGCTACGGGCTGGGATTGGCTACCGGCGACGTCGATCTCGACGGATGGCCGGACATCTACATCGGCAACGATTTTCACGAAAACGACTACCTCTACATCAACCAAAAAGACGGAACCTTCAAAGAGATGCTCAACGATCAGATGATGCATACCAGCCGGTTCTCCATGGGCGTCGATATGGCCGACATCAACAACGACGGCTTCGATGAGGTGATTTCCCTGGACATGGCCCCCGATGACCCGGTAATCCTGAAGAGTTCCCAGGGGGAAAACGCCTACGATGTTTACAGTTTCAAATTGCGGTTCGGATACAACCACCAGTACGCGCGCAACAACCTGCAGCTCAACCAGGGCAATAACACGTTTAGCGAGATCGCTCTTTTTTCCGGGGTTTACGCCACCGACTGGTCCTGGTCGCCCCTGTTCATGGATTTTGACCTCGACGGCTATAAGGACCTCTTCATCAGCAACGGGATTCCCCGCCGTTTCAACGACCTGGACTACATAAAATTCCGCGCCAACAGCGAGGTCCGCTTCAAGGCCAATACCAATAACCTGGAGGATTCAGACCTGGTTGTGGTGGACAGGATGCCCCAGATCAAGCTGCCGAACCGATTCTTCCGGAATACGGCCGCTTTGAAGTTCGAAGACATAGGAAATCTGGTTCGGGATAACCTGCCGTCTTATTCCAACGGCGCCATTTATGCCGATTTGGACAATGACGGCGACCTGGACATCGTGACCAATAATATCGAGGATGAACCTTTCGTCTATCAAAACCTGGCGGCGGACCACCGGGAGGCCAACCGGAATTACCTCCATCTGAGCCTGAAAGGGCCGGTTCAGAATATCCGGGCAATCGGTGCCAGGGCTATTGTCTTCAAGGGGGAGCAAAGGCTCATCAGCGAGCACTTTCCGGTAAGAGGCTTTCAATCCAGCGCCGACAACGGCATCCACCTGGGTATTGGAGATACGGCGGAAGTAGATTCCCTGCTTCTCATCTGGCCTGACCAGACCTACCAGAAACTGGACATCCCGGCCTACAACCGGACGCTGGCGCTGGAGTGGCAACCCGGCCTGCCGAAATTCGATTTCCGCACCCTGGGCCGGCCATGGAAAGAGGACTGGGGAGTGAAGGATGTCACGGATGAAGTGGCGCTGGATTTCAGGCATAAAGAAAGCCCTTACATCGATTTCAACCGGGAGTACCTGATCCCTCACATGGTCTCCACCGAAGGGCCTGCCCTGGCGGTGGGCGATGTGAACGGCGACGGCTTGGAAGACGTTTTCCTGGGTGGGGCGAAGCGATTGAAAAGCCGCATCTATTATCAGTCGGCCGATGGCAAATTCTACGAAAACACCCCGGCGGCTATCCTCAGCGACAGCCTTTTTGAAGATGTGGACGCCGTTTTTGCCGACCTCGAAAACGACGGCGACCTCGACCTGATCGTCGCCAGCGGGGGCAATGAATTCTGGGATCAGCACGAAGCGCTGAAACAACGAGCGTACATCAACGATGGCAAAGGCAACTTCCAGGGGAATAAAAGCTTGTTTGGAGGAGCCTACCTGACCGCCTCCTGCGTGCTGCCGGCGGACTTTAACGGCGATGGCCTGGTGGATTTCTTCTTCGGCGGCCGGGCGGTGCCCTGGAAATATGGGTTAATTCCGGACTCCTATTTGTTTTTAAATAAAGGCAACGGGCAGTTTGAGGATGTCACCGAAACCGATGCCCGGGGGCTGCGCAAAGCAGGGCTGGTGAAAAACGGGGCCTGGGCCGACCTGGACCAGGACGGAGATGCCGACCTGCTGCTGGCCCTGGAGTGGGGCGCCATTCAACTTTTCATCAACAACGACGGAAAGCTGGAGCAGCAACCCCTCAACGATATGAAAGGCTGGTGGAACTTCATCCTTCCCTATGATTTTGACCAGGATGGGGATATGGACCTCCTGGCCGGCAACCTGGGCGAAAATTCCAAGCTTCAGCCCACGCCCGAAGAACCGGTGCGGATGTACGTCAATGACTTTGACAACAACGGACAGATAGAACAGGTGCTGACTTACTACCTGAAAGGCAGGGAAATACCCTTTGCCAATTACGAAGAAATCACCAAGCAGATGGTGTCGCTCAAAAAGAAATACCTGTTTGCCCGGGATTTCGCCCGGGCTACCCTCCCCGAAATATTCGGGGCGGACCGCCTGGCCGATTCCGAGGTGCTGGAAGTGAACAACCTGAAGAGCATGTATTTCGAAAATACCGGCAAAGGGCTGGCTTTCAAGGCTCATGCGCTGCCGGATGAACTGCAGTTCTCTTCCCTTAGGGCGGCTTCCCTCTACGATTTTGACCAGGATGGGACGGTAGACGTGCTGCTGGGAGGCAACTTTTACGAAAACAACATAGAAATGGGCCGTTATGACGCCAACTTCGGCAATGTGCTTTCCATCGGGGCTGATGGCGGTTTCCGGGTATCGGCGCTGGGCAGCCTGCTGATCAAAGGCCAGGTGCGGCGGATCAGGCCGGTGCGCATTGGCGGCAAGGTTTGTTTCATTCTGGCCAGAAACGACGATACGGTGATCGTTATTCAACCGGCGCCGGCAGATGAGGATTTGTTGTAG
- a CDS encoding GNAT family N-acetyltransferase — translation MHPHFIPAEPQDAPTLSAIAWRAKQHWGYPEEWMQLWRAELTILPEYIEGNEVIKVMHEGQLAGFYALEYHEKYTCTQIGHFWIEPHYMGKGFGRKAFEHLMAQLKSNGEGRLIIEADPYAAGFYERMGAVQIGRLESSIAGRYLPVYEVLAGTGRGDGVTG, via the coding sequence ATGCACCCACATTTCATCCCCGCCGAACCCCAGGACGCCCCCACCCTGTCCGCCATCGCCTGGCGCGCCAAACAGCATTGGGGCTACCCCGAAGAATGGATGCAGCTATGGCGGGCCGAGCTAACCATCCTCCCGGAATACATTGAAGGGAACGAAGTCATCAAGGTGATGCATGAAGGGCAACTGGCCGGGTTCTATGCGCTGGAATACCATGAAAAGTATACATGCACCCAAATCGGCCACTTCTGGATCGAGCCACACTATATGGGAAAAGGATTTGGCAGGAAGGCTTTCGAACACCTCATGGCCCAACTGAAGTCGAACGGAGAGGGCCGCCTGATCATCGAAGCTGACCCCTACGCCGCCGGTTTTTATGAACGGATGGGAGCCGTGCAGATTGGCAGGCTGGAAAGCAGCATAGCAGGCAGGTATCTGCCGGTTTACGAGGTGCTGGCAGGGACGGGACGGGGTGACGGGGTGACGGGGTGA